A window of Blastocatellia bacterium genomic DNA:
TTCAGCTAAATATTTACGAATTTCATCAGCACGGGCAAAGTTTTTATTTTTTCTCGCGCTTAAACGCTCCTCAATTAGCTGTTGAATATCGCTATCTAAGATTTCTTCTTTATATTCTCCAAAAATTCCTAAAACTTGCTCAACACCTTTAATAAAGTCTAAAGCCGCTTGTTTATCATCTGCTAGCAAGCTTTCTGAGGCAATAGCCTTATTTATTTCACTCTCAAAAATTGCTACAGCGGCTAGTGCTGAAGAAGTGTTAAGATCGTCGTCCATTGCTGCTTCAAATTCTTGACGAGCTTTTTTTATTGCATAACTAACTTCTGAAGATGAACCAGGCAAACAATTGGTTTTATGAAGCCTACGTTGAAAATCCTGAAGTTTTTTAACTCGGATTTCATCGCCTTTTAAACCTTCTAAAGTAAAATTAAGTTGTTTACGGTAGGAAACAGAAATAAGCGAGTAACGAATAGCTAAAGGCTCAAAACCTTGTTCAATTAAATCTCTTACAGTAAAAAGCGGTTTTCACGCTTAGACATTTTCTGTCCATCAACCATTAAATGCTCTGAGTGTACCCAATATTTAACAAACGGCTTGCCCGTTGCACCTTCACTTTGGGCAATTTCATTTTCATGATGAGGAAAGATTAAATCTACACCTCCACAATGTAAGTCAAAACTTTCCCCTAAATAACGCATTGACATTGCAGAGCATTCTAAATGCCAGCCCGGACGACCTTCACCATAAGGAGTAGGCCAGCTAGGTTCATCCGCCTTAGCCGACTTCCAAAGTACAAAATCTCGTGCATCTTCTTTGTCATATTCATCTACATTGACACGTTTTCCAGCAATATTTCCTGAAAGTTTTGCACCTGAAAGCCTTCCATAACTATCAAATGCAGAAATGCGATAATAAACTGACCCTTCACTAACATAAGTTAACCCGTTTTTATCCAAGTGTTTAATTAACTCTATCATGTCGTCAATATGTTGTGTTGCAACAACAATTTTTTCTGGTCGTTCAGCCGCTAAAGTGTCAAAGTCTTCTAAAAATTTACTAGTAAATTCTTTAGTATGTTCTTGTAGTGAAAGTCCTCGCTCATTAGCACGTTTAATTGTTTTATCATCAATATCAGTAATATTCATTACATGTAAAAGCTGATAACCTTTATATTTCAAATAACGCCGCAAAACATCAACAAAAAGAAAAGTGCGAAAATTGCCTATGTGAGCAAAGTCATAGACTGTTGGGCCACAGTTATACATTTTTACTAAATTATTTTCTTGGGGCTGAAATTCTTCTTGCTGACGTGAGAGGGTATTGAAAAGTTTTAACATAATTGTGCCAGTTATCCTTTAGGTTTTTGTAAGTTTTTCTAACGGCTAAATTCAAGTAAATGGTTAGTTTAGATCTTGCTCAAGGCGGTTGACAATGATATTTGGCTAATATAGGCTAGGCATTTCTTATATTTTCCTAATATTTACATTTTTTTAGCTGGAGAATTTATGTCAGAAAACAAGTCTGAACAAGCCCGACTGATTGAATATTGTGTTGATAAAGGTGTTGCAATTATTCAACTTAATGATCCTCCTGCAAATACTTATAGTTATGAAATGATGCAGCAGTTAGATAGCGCAATTTTGCAAGCTAGAATGGATGAAAATGTCCATGTAATTTTGCTAAGAGGCGCGGGAGAAAAATTTTTCTGTGCTGGTGCAAATATCCGTATGCTAACGGAAGTTACACCGGAATTTAAGTATTATTTTTGCTTACATGCTAATGAAACCTTAAACCGACTTGAACAAACCCCAAAACTAGTAATTGCTGCCTTAAATGGGCATTGTGTTGGGGGAGGGTTAGAAGTTGCGCTAGCAGCAGATATTAGAGTTGCCCGACGTGGAGGCGGTAAAATTGGACTCCCAGAAGTTAATTTAGGAGTTTTACCTGGCACAGGAGGAACACAACGTTTAGCCCGCCTAGTTGGTAAATCTAAAGCTATTGAACTAATGGCAACAGGCCGAACAATGGATTTTGACGAGGCTTTAAGCTTTGGCCTAGTTAATGAAGTTTGGGACAGTGAAAACTTTTCTGAAAAAGCTTTAGCTTATGCTGCACAATTTACACCTCCTAATCGAGCTAGCAAAGCCGTAGGATTAATTAAACGTGCTGCTCAATCAGGCTTGGAAATGAGCTTTACCGAAGGCTTATCACTTGAAAGAGAACTCCAACAACGTTTATTTACTAGCGAAGACTCTAAAGAAGGCTTATCTGCCTATGTAGAAAAGCGCAAAGCAAATTTTCAAGGCAAATAACTAGTTAAATTAATGGAAAACATCACTTTAGTAAAAGAAAACAAAGTCGCCTGGCTTACCTTAAATCGTCCTGACAAGCTAAATGCTTTGGTTGGAACGGCACGCGAGGAAATTTTGGCTGCTTTAACTGATGCAGAGCAAGATCCACAAGTAAGAGCCGTTTGTATAACGGGAGCAGGAAAAGGTTTTTGTGCTGGTGGGGATATAAATTATATGGCTAGCTTGCAGGAAAATGATGATGTAGCTAGTTTTGAAAAACTTCTCTCTAGTGGTCGTCAAATTGTTACCAAAGTACAAAGTTTAGAAAAGCCAGTGGTAGCAATGATCAATGGAGTTGCTGCTGGGGCAGGCTTAAACCTTGCGCTTGCAAGTGATATTCGTATTGCAGGCGAGTCGGCACGTTTTAGCCAAGCTTTTATTAAAATAGGACTCCATCCTGATTGGGGCGGCACGTTTTTCTTACCTCGCTTAATTGGCACAGCCCGCGCTTGTGAAATGATTTTTACAGGCGATGTAATTAATGCTCAAACTGCTTACCAAATTGGCTTAGTTAATCAAGTTGTAGCAGACGCAGAACTAAAAACAACCACTGTTGCACTATTAGAAAAATTAGTGGCTCGACCTCAAAAAGCTTTAGCACTGGCAAAACGCGCAATCTATCAAGGTATTGAGCAAAATTTAGACTCAATGCTTAATTATGAAACTGCTGCGCAAAAAGAATGTTTTAGCTCAGAAGATGCTAAAGAGGGAATTAAAGCATTTCTTGAACGACGCGAACCGCAATTTAAGTAAGGATTACTATTTATGGCAATAAATTTTAATAGAATTTTGCCTAATCTCTATGTTGGGACTGTCCCAAAAACTTTTGATGATGTTGATCGCTTAATTCGTGAGGCCCGCGTTAGTGCTGTAGTCAATCTACAAACAGATGATGATTTTGAATGGTATCGAGTTGATTGGCCTAAAATAGAGCAATATTATTTACGTTGTAATATTGAAGCAAAACGCTATCCTATTAGAGATTTTGAACTTGAAGATTTAAGGGATAAGTTACCAGAATCTACAGCAATTGTTGATGAATTTGCTCGTCTAGGTCACATAATTTATCTTCATTGTACCGCAGGGGTTAACCGTTCGCCTACGGTAGCAATAGGTTATCTTTACCGCTACCTTGGTTATGACCTAGAAACCGCAATTCGCACAATGAAAACAGCAAGAGCTTGTGATCCTTTTATAGAGGCACTTTATTCTTGTAAATTTGATTAAGTTAATTGATTAAGGAAAAAGTTATGATTGAAGTTATTAGTGTATTAGGTGCCGGCACAATGGGACATGGAATTGCCCAAGTAGCTGCAATGGCTGGCTATCAAGTGTTTTTATATGACATTAAAGATGAATTTGTTACACGCGGCTTTGCTAGCATTAAAAACAACCTAGATAAAGGTGTAGAAAAAGGAAAAGTTACGGCTGAAGCCAGAGATCAAGCTATAGCTAAATTAACCATTACAACAGATTTAGCTATAGCTGCAAAACCTTCAAACCTAGTAATTGAAGCTGTTCCAGAATCTTTAGACCTAAAAAGAAGTATTTTTTCCCAACTAGATGAGCTTTCTAGCCCTAAAACAATTCTAGCTACCAATACATCTTCTTTAAGCGTAAAAGACATTGCTGCTGCGACAAAACGCCCTCAACTAGTGCTAGGAATGCACTTTTTTAACCCAGTTCATATTATGAAACTTTTGGAAGTTGTTCATACAGAAGAAACTTCTAAGGAAACCATTGACACAGTTTTAGAAATTAGCCGTCGTCTAGGTAAAGAACCAATTTTAGTAAAAGATAGTCCTGGTTTTGCTTCTAGTCGCTTAGGTATTACCCTAGGACTTGAAGCTATGCGAATGCTTGAACAAGGCGTTGCTACTGCCGCAGATATTGATAAAGCTATGGAACTTGGCTATAACCACCCAATGGGGCCACTAAAACTTACAGATTTAGTTGGGTTAGATATTCGCTTAAGTATTGCTGATTATTTGCATTCTACTTTAGGAAGTGAAGTTTTTCGCGCTCCTGAAATTTTACGTCAAAAAGTCGCTGAAGGAAAATTAGGTAAAAAAGTCTGGAGAAGGCTTTTATAAATGGTAGTTAAATAAATAATTTACAAATTTGATTTTATGGAGAAGTTTTAATGTACGAAAATATTATTTTAGAAATTCAAGACCAAATCGGGATTATTCGCGTTAACCGTCCTAAAAAACTTAATGCTCTAAACATCCCTACTCGTGAAGAAATCTTGTCTGCTCTAGCAGAACTTGGAAAAAATGCAGATGTCCGAGTCATCGTCTTTACTGGTACTGGTGACAAAGCTTTTATTGCTGGTGCTGATATTAGTGAGTTTGAAGGTCGCACTGCACTTGATCAACGTGCTGTAATGCGTGCAACACGTATGTTTGATTCTTTCTCAGAATTTCCTAAACCTGTAATTGCTATGATTAATGGCTTTTGCTTAGGCGGTGGTTGTGAAGCTGCTTTAAGTTGTGATATTAGAATTGCATCTGATAATGCAAAATTTGGACAGCCGGAAATTAATTTAGGCATTATTCCTGGTGGTGGTGGTACACAACGCTTAACCCGGTTAGTAGGCGAAGGTAAAGCAATGGAAATGATTTTAACTGGTGATATGATAGACGCTAACGAAGCTAAAGCTATTGGCCTAGTAAATCATGTTGTTCCACAGGCTGAACTAGAAGAATTTACAATGAAAATGGCTCGTAAAATTGCAGAAAAAAGCCCAGTAGCCTTACAAATGGGTAAAGAAGCTGTAAAAAATGCTTCTCGTATGAATTTACGCGAAGGCTTAGACCAAGAAATGATCTTTTTTGCTCTATGTTTTTCTAGTGCAGACAAAGAAGAAGGCGTAAAAGCTTTCTTAGAAAAGCGTAAAGCTGTTTTTACCGGAAAATAAATTTTTATTTCTAGGGAATAAATTAAGATTTATTCCCTAGGCTACAAACTATTCATAAGACTAAGGTAAATATCTATGAAAACAATTCGCATTGCTAATGGACAAGGATTTTGGGGCGATTCTTTAGAAGCTCCTGTACGTCAAGTTGAAGGCGGACATATTGATTACTTAGTGCTAGATTATTTAGCAGAAATTACTATGTCAATAATGCAAAAACAACGAACTAGAGATCCAAAAATGGGATATGCCCGCGACTTTGTGCCATTAATGGAAAGAATTTTACCTCAATGCCTGGAGCGAAATATCAAAGTAATTGCTAATGCAGGTGGAGTTAATCCGCGTGGTTGTGCTGAAGCAGTTGCAGCAGTAGCAAATAAGCTAGGTTTAG
This region includes:
- a CDS encoding enoyl-CoA hydratase/isomerase family protein, whose amino-acid sequence is MENITLVKENKVAWLTLNRPDKLNALVGTAREEILAALTDAEQDPQVRAVCITGAGKGFCAGGDINYMASLQENDDVASFEKLLSSGRQIVTKVQSLEKPVVAMINGVAAGAGLNLALASDIRIAGESARFSQAFIKIGLHPDWGGTFFLPRLIGTARACEMIFTGDVINAQTAYQIGLVNQVVADAELKTTTVALLEKLVARPQKALALAKRAIYQGIEQNLDSMLNYETAAQKECFSSEDAKEGIKAFLERREPQFK
- a CDS encoding enoyl-CoA hydratase/isomerase family protein produces the protein MSENKSEQARLIEYCVDKGVAIIQLNDPPANTYSYEMMQQLDSAILQARMDENVHVILLRGAGEKFFCAGANIRMLTEVTPEFKYYFCLHANETLNRLEQTPKLVIAALNGHCVGGGLEVALAADIRVARRGGGKIGLPEVNLGVLPGTGGTQRLARLVGKSKAIELMATGRTMDFDEALSFGLVNEVWDSENFSEKALAYAAQFTPPNRASKAVGLIKRAAQSGLEMSFTEGLSLERELQQRLFTSEDSKEGLSAYVEKRKANFQGK
- a CDS encoding enoyl-CoA hydratase/isomerase family protein, which codes for MYENIILEIQDQIGIIRVNRPKKLNALNIPTREEILSALAELGKNADVRVIVFTGTGDKAFIAGADISEFEGRTALDQRAVMRATRMFDSFSEFPKPVIAMINGFCLGGGCEAALSCDIRIASDNAKFGQPEINLGIIPGGGGTQRLTRLVGEGKAMEMILTGDMIDANEAKAIGLVNHVVPQAELEEFTMKMARKIAEKSPVALQMGKEAVKNASRMNLREGLDQEMIFFALCFSSADKEEGVKAFLEKRKAVFTGK
- a CDS encoding dual specificity protein phosphatase family protein, yielding MAINFNRILPNLYVGTVPKTFDDVDRLIREARVSAVVNLQTDDDFEWYRVDWPKIEQYYLRCNIEAKRYPIRDFELEDLRDKLPESTAIVDEFARLGHIIYLHCTAGVNRSPTVAIGYLYRYLGYDLETAIRTMKTARACDPFIEALYSCKFD